The Achromobacter deleyi region AGCGTCTGGATCAGCGCGTCGCATTCGGCAGGTTCCAGCCGCGCCAGGTAGGCCTTGCCCACCGAGCTGGAATACATCGTGACGCGGCTGCCCAGCCGCGAGTTCATGCGCACGGCCTTGGGGCTTTCGAGCTTGTCGATGTAGGTCATCTCGGACCGGTCAGGCACCGCCAGGTGAACGGTTTCCTGGGTCAGCTCCTTCAGGTCGAACAGATGGTCCTTGCAGAGCTGGCGGATATCGGAACTTTCAAGCGCGCGGCTCGCCAGGCTGACCAGGCGCGGGCCCAACCCGAAGCACTGGCCATTGCGCTTCTGGACGATGAGCTGTTCGGCCACAAGCGCCTCGACGATCCGGTAGATCGTCGGGCGCGGATATCCCAGCTTCAGGCTGAGCTCATTCACGGTCCACGCGGTGTCGCCGCCCAGCGCAATGGTGTCCAGCACCCGCATGAACTTGGAGAACGACGCGGTCCCGGCGACAGGCTTGGCGGCTTGCGCCGGAGTGTGCGTCGTTGCTGCGGTGGCGCGAGTGGCTTTCATTGACCGGTATCCATGGCGATGCGTGCCGGCTGGCCGGCGCGAGGGTCAAGTTACCATATAGCCGCCATCGACCGGCATGACGACGCCCGTCATGAACCCCGCCGCCGGCGAGCACAGGAACACCACCGCCTGCGCCACATCGGCGGGCGTGCCCCACCGCTTGAGCGGCGTGCGCTCCAGGATGCGCGACGCCCGCGCGGGGTCGTTCTGCAAGGCCTCGGTGAGCTTCGTGGCAATCCACCCCGGCGCCACCGCATTCACCCGGATCCCCGCATCGGCGTAGGCGATCGCAAGCGACTTGGTCAGCTGCGCCACGCCGCCCTTGCTGGCGCTGTAGGCCGGCACCAGCCCGCCCCCGAAAAAGCTGAGCATCGACGCCGTATTGACGATGCAACCCCTGGACTGCGCCAGCAGCGGCTGCAGCGCCTCGCACAGGCGCATGGTGCCCGTCAGGTTGATGTCCAGCACACGCTCGAACACGGGCAACTTGAACTCTTCCTGGCGGAAGATGACGCCGGCGCAATTGACCAGGATATCCACGCGTCCCAGGCCTGCCGCGAAACGCGCCACGGCATCCGCCTGCGTGACATCCAGCTCCACCAGCTCGACGCCTTCCGGCGGCGCTTCGTCCGCCGCCAGTCCGACGGCGTGTACGCTTGCGCCCAAGCGCGCCAGCGCCTCGGCCACGCCGCGCCCCACCCCCTGCGTGCCACCGGTAACTACCGCGGCCTTGCCCTTGAACAGTCCTGCTTGAAAACTCATGTCGGCTCCCTGATGTGGCGCTGGTCTGCTCAACGGACGAACTGATCGACGTAGTCCGCGCCCAGCCCCACGCTTTCATAGTGCTTCCTGCACATGTCGAGCTTGGTGAACACGTCTTCGTAGCCCGTGTGCCGGCCTTCGCTGTCGCAGTAGTACATGACCCCGTTGACCTGGAACATGGTGATCATTTCCTCCACATCCTCCGGCACGTACAGCGTGTGGGTTTCGCCCGGCGGCTCAAACACATAGCTGCCTTCGCGCGCAACCCAGTCATGCTCCAGATAGCGCCACGACCCCTTGATGACGTAGCCATGCACCGCCTGCGGATGCCGGTGGCAGCTCAGCACGCCCGACCTGCGCACGCGCAGCAGGTTCATCCAGTATCCCTGGGACACGTTCAGACAGAGCGGCCTGAACCATACATTCTCGGCTTGCGGCACCCACACCCGCTCATCCTCCGGAATCACTTGCGGCACCACGATGTCAGGCAGCGCTTCCTTTGGGTTGGGGTAACGGTAAGGCGTGGGCATGGCGTTCGCATGGGTCATGGCAGTCCTGCTCGGGTGGGTTGGGGGAAGTGGCGCCGGCGATTTACTTGATGCTCAAGGTCTTCAGGATTTCGGCGTAATCG contains the following coding sequences:
- a CDS encoding IclR family transcriptional regulator, whose product is MKATRATAATTHTPAQAAKPVAGTASFSKFMRVLDTIALGGDTAWTVNELSLKLGYPRPTIYRIVEALVAEQLIVQKRNGQCFGLGPRLVSLASRALESSDIRQLCKDHLFDLKELTQETVHLAVPDRSEMTYIDKLESPKAVRMNSRLGSRVTMYSSSVGKAYLARLEPAECDALIQTLDYKVFTDATLRTPQALRKEVEQIRRQGFAEDREENEKDIFCFGCAITDKQGRPVACVSLSIPAFRMSADRTGSYIKPLVDACAAISKTLALLDYSG
- a CDS encoding SDR family NAD(P)-dependent oxidoreductase, coding for MSFQAGLFKGKAAVVTGGTQGVGRGVAEALARLGASVHAVGLAADEAPPEGVELVELDVTQADAVARFAAGLGRVDILVNCAGVIFRQEEFKLPVFERVLDINLTGTMRLCEALQPLLAQSRGCIVNTASMLSFFGGGLVPAYSASKGGVAQLTKSLAIAYADAGIRVNAVAPGWIATKLTEALQNDPARASRILERTPLKRWGTPADVAQAVVFLCSPAAGFMTGVVMPVDGGYMVT
- a CDS encoding 2,4'-dihydroxyacetophenone dioxygenase family protein; protein product: MTHANAMPTPYRYPNPKEALPDIVVPQVIPEDERVWVPQAENVWFRPLCLNVSQGYWMNLLRVRRSGVLSCHRHPQAVHGYVIKGSWRYLEHDWVAREGSYVFEPPGETHTLYVPEDVEEMITMFQVNGVMYYCDSEGRHTGYEDVFTKLDMCRKHYESVGLGADYVDQFVR